A region from the Acuticoccus sediminis genome encodes:
- a CDS encoding aspartate dehydrogenase → MRVAIIGRGPIAQYIAEHLKPPLALAQMLLRPGAEAPLDVPAVSDARDVDADVVADCAGMDGLRAHGPALLEAGHRVFTLSAAAFADAALAESLVAAAERGGGRIILAAGAIGAIDTLSAAKVGGLTAVRYTGRKPPAGWAGTPAERFGLKSLTEPLVHFEGNARDAALAYPKNANVAATVALAGIGFEATTVRLIADPGVAANTHTLEAEGAFGRFSATFEAAPLPGNPRSSGLAAMSLLRALESEVACVRIV, encoded by the coding sequence GTGAGGGTGGCGATCATCGGCCGCGGGCCCATCGCGCAGTATATCGCCGAACACCTGAAACCGCCGCTCGCGCTGGCGCAGATGCTGCTGCGCCCCGGCGCGGAAGCCCCCCTCGATGTCCCGGCGGTGAGCGACGCGCGCGACGTCGACGCCGACGTCGTCGCCGACTGCGCCGGGATGGACGGCCTGCGCGCCCACGGCCCCGCGCTGCTCGAGGCCGGCCACCGGGTGTTCACGCTGTCGGCCGCGGCCTTCGCCGACGCCGCGCTCGCCGAATCGCTCGTCGCGGCGGCCGAGCGGGGCGGGGGGCGAATCATCCTCGCCGCCGGCGCGATCGGCGCCATCGACACCCTGTCGGCCGCGAAGGTCGGTGGGCTGACCGCCGTCCGCTACACCGGCCGCAAGCCTCCGGCAGGTTGGGCGGGAACGCCGGCGGAGCGATTCGGCCTCAAGTCGCTCACCGAGCCGCTCGTCCATTTCGAGGGCAACGCCCGGGACGCGGCGCTCGCCTACCCCAAGAACGCCAACGTGGCGGCGACAGTGGCCCTCGCCGGAATCGGCTTCGAGGCGACGACGGTGCGCCTGATCGCCGACCCCGGCGTCGCCGCCAACACCCACACTCTCGAGGCGGAAGGGGCGTTCGGCCGCTTCTCGGCGACGTTCGAGGCAGCGCCGCTCCCCGGCAATCCCCGCTCGTCCGGCCTCGCGGCGATGAGCCTTCTGCGTGCGCTCGAGAGCGAGGTCGCGTGCGTTCGCATCGTTTGA
- a CDS encoding ABC transporter substrate-binding protein, producing MKRILIAMTALVLAGPVAAQDKMQLKIGTEGAYPPFNYYDSDRNLIGFDVDIAKALCEEMNAECTFVAQDWDGIIPALRAGKFDAIIASMSITPERDEVVDFTNKYYNTPPAIAVPKDSDLTEATPEALADVIMGAQSSTTHANYAAKYFPDTELRRYGTPEEYKLDLASGRIDAAIDDVVVLSDWLKSEDGDCCKILATLTPDPEINGQGAGIAVREGETELVDKFNKAITAIRENGKYAEIQAKYFDFDVYGD from the coding sequence ATGAAACGTATCCTTATCGCGATGACGGCCCTGGTGCTCGCGGGTCCCGTCGCCGCGCAGGACAAGATGCAGTTGAAGATCGGTACGGAAGGCGCCTACCCCCCGTTTAACTACTACGATTCAGACCGCAACCTCATCGGCTTCGACGTCGATATCGCCAAGGCCCTCTGCGAGGAGATGAACGCCGAGTGCACGTTCGTCGCCCAGGACTGGGACGGCATCATTCCGGCCCTGCGCGCCGGCAAGTTCGACGCGATCATCGCCTCCATGTCGATCACGCCGGAGCGTGACGAGGTCGTCGACTTCACCAACAAGTACTACAACACGCCGCCGGCGATCGCCGTGCCGAAGGACTCGGACCTGACCGAGGCGACCCCCGAGGCGCTCGCCGACGTCATCATGGGTGCCCAGTCCTCCACCACCCACGCGAACTACGCCGCGAAGTACTTCCCCGACACGGAGCTCCGCCGCTACGGCACGCCCGAGGAGTACAAGCTCGACCTCGCCTCCGGCCGCATCGACGCCGCCATCGACGACGTGGTCGTCCTCTCCGACTGGCTGAAGAGCGAGGACGGCGACTGCTGCAAGATCCTCGCGACCCTGACGCCGGATCCGGAGATCAACGGTCAGGGCGCCGGCATCGCCGTGCGCGAGGGCGAGACCGAGCTCGTCGACAAGTTCAACAAGGCGATCACCGCCATCCGGGAGAACGGCAAGTACGCCGAGATCCAGGCGAAGTACTTCGACTTCGACGTCTACGGCGACTGA
- a CDS encoding AmpG family muropeptide MFS transporter: MTDAETHRDGWRSALAVYTSRRQLVIFLMGFSSGLPLLLGFSTLSFWLREADVSLAAIGGLLTVATPYSLKFLWAPLLDHVRLPYVTGWLGLRRGWLLVVQLLLMVSIVVVGQAAPPEGLGFLAMAALVMAFLSATQDIVVDAYRIEILDESEQGAGAAMTQAGYRVGMLASGAGALALADFMTWDGVYAIMAGLILVGIAGTLIADEPLNRRPPPPDKPLAFLRHATLDPLKDFATRKGWVLILAFVLLYKYGDSVAGAMANPFYVDLGFSGVEIASVTKVFGVVMTMVGVFVGGALVARIGILPALAVGGVLQAATNLTFAWLATRGHDMTALAVAVGADNFTGGLGSAAFVAYLSSLCNLAFTATQYALLTSLMAFGRTMLAASSGWLAESLGWSGFFTATALFAIPALVLLWFLSRIYAPPVPKEAPAG; the protein is encoded by the coding sequence ATGACCGACGCTGAGACACACCGCGACGGCTGGAGGAGCGCGCTCGCCGTCTATACGAGCCGCCGCCAGCTCGTCATCTTCCTGATGGGCTTCTCCAGCGGGCTGCCGCTGCTGCTCGGCTTCTCGACGCTCTCCTTCTGGCTGCGGGAGGCGGACGTCAGCCTCGCGGCCATCGGCGGGCTGCTGACGGTCGCCACGCCCTACAGCCTCAAGTTCCTGTGGGCGCCGCTCCTCGACCATGTACGCCTGCCGTACGTGACCGGCTGGCTGGGCCTGCGGCGCGGGTGGCTCCTGGTGGTGCAGCTTCTCCTGATGGTCTCCATCGTGGTGGTGGGGCAGGCCGCGCCGCCCGAGGGCCTTGGCTTCCTCGCCATGGCGGCGCTGGTGATGGCCTTCCTTTCCGCGACACAGGACATCGTCGTCGACGCCTACCGCATCGAGATCCTCGACGAGAGCGAGCAGGGCGCCGGCGCGGCGATGACACAGGCTGGCTACCGCGTCGGCATGCTCGCCTCCGGCGCGGGCGCGCTGGCGCTCGCCGACTTCATGACCTGGGACGGGGTCTACGCCATCATGGCGGGGCTGATCCTCGTCGGCATCGCCGGCACGCTGATCGCCGACGAGCCGCTGAACCGCCGTCCGCCGCCGCCCGACAAGCCGCTCGCCTTCCTGCGCCACGCCACGCTCGACCCGCTGAAGGACTTCGCGACGCGCAAGGGCTGGGTGCTGATCCTCGCCTTCGTGCTGCTCTACAAGTACGGCGACTCGGTCGCTGGCGCGATGGCGAACCCGTTCTACGTGGACCTCGGCTTCAGCGGGGTGGAGATCGCCAGCGTCACCAAGGTGTTCGGCGTCGTCATGACGATGGTCGGCGTCTTCGTCGGCGGGGCGCTGGTGGCGCGCATCGGGATCCTCCCGGCGCTTGCCGTCGGCGGCGTCCTGCAGGCTGCGACGAACCTCACCTTCGCCTGGCTCGCGACGCGCGGCCACGACATGACGGCGCTCGCCGTCGCGGTCGGGGCAGATAATTTCACCGGGGGGTTGGGATCGGCCGCGTTCGTCGCGTACCTCTCCTCGCTCTGCAACCTCGCCTTCACGGCGACGCAGTACGCGCTGCTGACGTCGCTGATGGCGTTCGGGCGGACGATGCTCGCCGCCTCGTCGGGCTGGCTGGCCGAATCGCTCGGCTGGTCGGGCTTCTTCACCGCGACGGCGCTGTTCGCGATCCCGGCGCTGGTGCTGCTGTGGTTCCTGTCGCGGATCTACGCCCCGCCGGTCCCGAAGGAGGCGCCCGCCGGCTGA
- the glp gene encoding gephyrin-like molybdotransferase Glp gives MTGRLPNDCFALPPGVDWTPVDEALARLGERLAPVTGVERVDLASAAGRFLAEDVAARRANPAASNSAVDGYGFAREGASGTMRLLAGRAAAGEPFAGVVPPGAAVRILTGAALPEGVDTVVMQEDATVGEGTVTLVALPKAGANTRRAGEDMTPGQTILSAGHRLRPQDVALLAAAGHGEVAVRERLRVAVLSTGDEILPPGAPAEPHQVYDANRPMLLAQIAAWGFVPVDLGHAADDPDEVRARLDAGAAEADVILTSGGASTGDEDHVSALLTREGSFAEWRIAVKPGRPLAMAMWRGVPVFGLPGNPVAAFVCTLVFAAPAFRRLAGGDWRLPAGWMVPAAFAKNKKRGRREYLRARIDADGAAEVFRSEGSGLVTGLTWSDGLVELPDDGVSITPGTPVRFIPYTAFAP, from the coding sequence TTGACCGGCCGCCTCCCCAACGACTGCTTCGCGCTGCCGCCCGGTGTCGACTGGACGCCGGTGGACGAGGCTTTGGCGCGTCTGGGCGAACGGCTCGCCCCGGTGACGGGCGTCGAGCGGGTGGACCTCGCGTCGGCAGCGGGGCGCTTTCTGGCCGAGGACGTCGCCGCGCGCCGCGCCAACCCGGCCGCCAGCAACTCCGCCGTGGACGGCTACGGCTTCGCGCGAGAAGGGGCGAGCGGCACGATGCGGCTCCTCGCCGGACGCGCCGCCGCGGGCGAGCCCTTCGCCGGGGTGGTTCCGCCGGGCGCCGCGGTGCGCATCCTGACCGGTGCCGCGCTCCCGGAGGGGGTGGACACGGTCGTGATGCAGGAGGACGCAACGGTGGGTGAGGGGACGGTCACACTCGTCGCCCTCCCGAAGGCGGGCGCCAATACGCGCCGGGCCGGGGAGGACATGACGCCGGGTCAGACGATCCTCTCCGCCGGACACCGCCTCCGGCCGCAGGACGTCGCCCTCCTCGCCGCCGCCGGCCACGGCGAGGTGGCGGTGCGCGAGCGGCTGCGGGTGGCCGTGCTGTCCACCGGGGACGAGATCCTGCCGCCCGGCGCGCCCGCCGAGCCGCATCAGGTCTACGACGCCAACCGGCCGATGCTGCTCGCCCAGATCGCCGCGTGGGGTTTCGTGCCGGTCGACCTCGGCCACGCCGCCGACGATCCGGACGAGGTTCGCGCCCGGCTCGACGCCGGCGCGGCGGAGGCGGACGTCATACTCACCTCCGGCGGCGCCTCGACGGGGGACGAGGACCACGTGTCCGCGCTACTGACGCGCGAGGGCAGCTTCGCGGAATGGCGGATCGCGGTGAAACCGGGCCGTCCGCTGGCGATGGCGATGTGGCGCGGCGTCCCGGTGTTCGGACTGCCGGGCAATCCCGTGGCGGCCTTCGTCTGCACTCTGGTCTTCGCCGCGCCCGCGTTCCGGCGCCTCGCGGGCGGCGACTGGCGGCTTCCCGCCGGGTGGATGGTCCCGGCGGCCTTCGCCAAGAACAAGAAGCGCGGGCGGCGGGAGTACCTGCGCGCCCGCATCGACGCGGACGGCGCGGCGGAGGTTTTCCGCTCGGAGGGTTCGGGCCTCGTCACCGGGCTCACCTGGTCAGACGGGCTCGTCGAGCTGCCGGACGACGGCGTCTCGATCACCCCCGGCACGCCGGTCCGCTTCATCCCCTACACCGCGTTCGCCCCCTGA
- the mobB gene encoding molybdopterin-guanine dinucleotide biosynthesis protein B, producing MKVFGVVGWKNSGKTTLVERLVTEITARGLTVSTIKRAHHRVDVDQEGTDSWRHRAAGAREVMLASSTRWALMHELGDEEEPPLDGLLARMTPVDLVIVEGFKRSRHDKLEVHRAESGGTLLAREDATVRAIATDTALPDLGRPVLSLDDVAGIADLILAETGLGR from the coding sequence GTGAAGGTGTTCGGCGTTGTGGGCTGGAAGAACTCCGGCAAGACGACCCTGGTCGAGCGCCTGGTCACGGAGATCACCGCGCGCGGCCTGACGGTCTCGACCATCAAGCGGGCCCACCACCGGGTCGATGTCGACCAGGAGGGCACCGATTCCTGGCGTCACCGCGCGGCGGGCGCCAGGGAAGTGATGCTCGCGTCCTCCACCCGCTGGGCGCTGATGCACGAGCTCGGGGACGAGGAGGAGCCGCCGCTCGACGGCCTCCTCGCAAGGATGACGCCGGTGGACCTCGTCATCGTCGAGGGGTTCAAGCGGAGCCGGCACGACAAGCTCGAGGTGCACCGCGCCGAGAGCGGCGGGACGCTGCTCGCCCGCGAGGACGCCACCGTGCGTGCCATCGCCACCGACACGGCGCTGCCCGACCTGGGCCGCCCGGTCCTGTCGCTCGACGACGTCGCGGGGATCGCCGACCTCATCCTCGCCGAGACGGGGCTCGGACGTTGA
- the mobA gene encoding molybdenum cofactor guanylyltransferase MobA — protein MILAGGLSRRMGGGNKWLLPLGGRPVLSHVVERLAPQVSAMALNANDIPDGVATDLPVIADTVPDRPGPLAGILAAMEWAAGQGASHVVTVAADTPFFPEDLVVRLAAEADATGAPIVLAATREDGRRHPTFGLWSVALAADLGEALAAGTRKIVLWTDAHGAVSAMFDGDPFFNLNTPEDLARAEAMVA, from the coding sequence GTGATCCTTGCCGGCGGGCTGTCGCGCCGCATGGGCGGGGGCAACAAGTGGCTGCTGCCGCTCGGCGGTCGCCCGGTGCTGTCCCACGTGGTCGAGCGTCTCGCCCCGCAGGTCAGCGCCATGGCGCTCAACGCGAACGACATCCCGGACGGTGTCGCGACGGACCTCCCCGTCATCGCCGACACCGTGCCGGACCGGCCGGGACCGCTGGCCGGGATCCTCGCCGCGATGGAGTGGGCGGCGGGGCAGGGCGCCTCCCACGTCGTCACCGTCGCGGCGGATACGCCCTTCTTCCCGGAGGACCTTGTCGTCCGGCTCGCGGCCGAGGCGGATGCGACGGGTGCGCCCATCGTCCTCGCCGCCACCCGCGAGGACGGACGGCGTCACCCGACGTTCGGCCTCTGGTCGGTGGCGCTCGCCGCGGACCTCGGGGAGGCGCTTGCCGCCGGGACGCGCAAGATCGTCCTGTGGACCGACGCGCACGGCGCCGTCAGCGCCATGTTCGACGGCGATCCGTTCTTCAATCTCAACACCCCGGAGGACCTGGCGAGGGCGGAGGCGATGGTCGCGTGA
- a CDS encoding formate dehydrogenase accessory sulfurtransferase FdhD, whose translation MSETIAAPGLVIAPDPADTRLTRTIEATDQTGARQEIRVVEERPLTIFLNSREIVTTMTIGDYPEYLALGFLRNQGMLRAGETVTGVDFDEELETVVVRTDSPTDYEDKLAKKTRTSGCAVGTVFGDMMEGLENLTLPDTEVRTSWLYALARTINTMPSLYLEAGAIHGTVLCRQDVPLVYMEDVGRHNAVDKIAGYMLAKSEGAADKILYTTGRLTSEMVIKTALMGIPVLASRSGFTAWGVEIARDVGLTLIGRMRGERFMCVSGEHRLTRDADIRQVATEDPRHRRKGGRD comes from the coding sequence GTGAGCGAGACGATCGCCGCGCCCGGCCTCGTCATCGCGCCGGACCCCGCCGACACGCGCCTGACCCGCACCATCGAGGCGACGGACCAGACCGGCGCGCGGCAGGAGATCCGCGTCGTAGAGGAGCGGCCGCTCACCATCTTCCTCAACAGCCGCGAGATCGTCACCACGATGACGATCGGAGACTATCCCGAGTACCTCGCCCTCGGCTTCCTCAGGAACCAGGGGATGCTGCGCGCCGGCGAGACGGTGACGGGCGTCGATTTCGACGAGGAGCTCGAGACCGTCGTCGTGCGCACCGATTCGCCGACCGACTACGAGGACAAGCTGGCGAAGAAGACGCGCACGTCCGGCTGCGCCGTCGGCACGGTGTTCGGCGACATGATGGAGGGGCTGGAGAACCTCACCCTGCCGGACACCGAGGTGCGCACCTCCTGGCTCTACGCGCTCGCCAGGACCATCAACACGATGCCGAGCCTTTACCTCGAGGCGGGCGCCATCCACGGCACGGTGCTGTGCCGGCAGGACGTGCCGCTCGTCTACATGGAGGATGTCGGCCGCCACAACGCGGTGGACAAGATCGCCGGCTACATGCTGGCGAAGAGCGAGGGCGCGGCGGACAAGATCCTCTACACCACCGGCCGCCTCACCTCGGAGATGGTCATCAAGACGGCGCTGATGGGGATCCCGGTGCTCGCCTCTCGCTCCGGCTTCACCGCCTGGGGTGTCGAGATCGCGCGGGACGTCGGGCTGACGCTGATCGGCCGGATGCGGGGCGAGCGGTTCATGTGCGTCTCCGGCGAGCATCGCCTGACGCGGGACGCCGACATCCGCCAGGTGGCGACCGAAGATCCGCGGCACCGCCGCAAGGGGGGCCGCGATTAA
- a CDS encoding sulfurtransferase TusA family protein, with protein sequence MAETPAFDEDCDTRGQRCPLPVLKARKRLKPMASGTVLRLVSDDPLARIDVPNFCREDGHTLIATSEAEGTLTFFIAKP encoded by the coding sequence ATGGCCGAAACGCCCGCATTCGACGAGGACTGCGACACGCGCGGCCAACGCTGCCCGCTGCCGGTGCTGAAGGCCCGAAAGCGGCTGAAGCCGATGGCGTCCGGCACCGTCCTGCGTCTCGTCAGCGACGACCCGCTCGCGCGGATCGACGTTCCCAACTTCTGCCGGGAGGACGGGCATACCCTGATCGCCACCTCCGAGGCCGAAGGCACCCTCACCTTCTTCATCGCCAAGCCCTGA
- a CDS encoding EamA family transporter, whose product MEPVLALLAVAAAFSFALALVLAPYALRGAGPLVGGAISVPTSAALFLLISPLTVDWSAWAMPGAAVFAATGALFPAAVTLLSFASNRHNGPNLTGALGNLTPLFAILIAAIVFGDVPRLSQMVGVCAIFGGLSLLAVERWRNVPRAALIFMALPILSAMVRGATQPAIKFGMESWPDPMAAVTIGYCVSALVLLTVRLAFAPRRVTLGRAAGWYMVVGVANGVAVLLLYNALSRGPVTVVAPIVATYPIFTLALDRIIHRSRRVTVMTAAGVAISVCGIIVVLAT is encoded by the coding sequence GTGGAACCGGTTCTGGCGCTCCTCGCCGTCGCGGCGGCGTTCTCGTTCGCGCTCGCGCTGGTGCTCGCCCCCTACGCGCTGCGGGGCGCGGGACCGCTGGTCGGCGGGGCGATCAGCGTGCCGACGTCCGCCGCGCTCTTCCTCCTCATCTCGCCGCTGACGGTGGACTGGTCCGCCTGGGCGATGCCGGGGGCGGCCGTATTCGCCGCGACGGGCGCGCTGTTCCCGGCGGCGGTGACGCTGCTGTCGTTCGCCAGCAACCGGCACAACGGCCCGAACCTCACCGGCGCGCTCGGGAACCTGACGCCACTCTTCGCCATCCTGATCGCCGCGATCGTGTTCGGCGACGTGCCGCGCCTGTCGCAGATGGTGGGTGTCTGCGCGATCTTCGGCGGGCTGTCGCTGCTGGCGGTGGAGCGGTGGCGCAACGTGCCGCGCGCCGCGCTGATCTTCATGGCGCTGCCGATCCTCTCGGCGATGGTGCGCGGGGCGACCCAGCCGGCGATCAAGTTCGGCATGGAGAGCTGGCCCGACCCGATGGCGGCGGTCACCATCGGCTACTGCGTCTCGGCGCTGGTGCTCCTCACGGTGCGCCTCGCCTTCGCGCCGCGGCGAGTGACGCTCGGTCGGGCGGCGGGGTGGTACATGGTCGTCGGCGTCGCCAACGGCGTCGCGGTCCTCCTCCTCTACAACGCCCTGTCGCGGGGGCCGGTCACCGTCGTCGCGCCAATCGTCGCGACCTATCCGATCTTCACCCTCGCGCTCGACCGGATCATCCACCGCTCGCGGCGGGTGACGGTGATGACCGCCGCCGGCGTCGCGATCTCCGTCTGCGGGATTATCGTCGTCCTCGCCACCTAG
- a CDS encoding sulfite exporter TauE/SafE family protein has protein sequence MDYDAPTLAYVGLAFFVSGIIKGATGLGYATSCIPMLALVIGIKSALPLVLAPSVASNFTLLVSTGPILPTIRRFWLMLVLAPVGVFLGAALLGSVDGATAGAALGVALIAWCAFSFRRLDWRLPPHLERPLAPGVGLSTGLVNGLTGSQVMPLAPFVMALELTPAMLIQVMNLSFTISSAAMATALTRIGLMTVPAAVVSLAGVALSVGGVRLGARVRHRLPERTFRRGILVVLTVAGAALILKGLA, from the coding sequence ATGGACTACGATGCGCCGACGCTCGCCTACGTCGGCCTCGCGTTCTTCGTCTCGGGCATCATCAAGGGTGCGACGGGACTGGGCTACGCCACCTCCTGCATTCCGATGCTGGCGCTCGTCATCGGCATCAAGTCGGCGCTGCCGCTGGTGCTCGCGCCATCGGTGGCGTCGAACTTCACGCTCCTCGTCAGCACCGGGCCGATCCTGCCGACCATCCGTCGCTTCTGGCTGATGCTCGTCCTGGCGCCCGTCGGCGTCTTCCTCGGCGCGGCGCTGCTGGGGTCGGTGGACGGGGCGACGGCGGGGGCGGCGCTCGGCGTCGCGCTGATCGCCTGGTGCGCCTTCTCGTTCCGCCGCCTCGACTGGCGTCTGCCGCCCCACCTTGAGCGGCCGCTAGCCCCCGGAGTCGGATTGTCGACGGGCCTGGTGAACGGGCTCACCGGCAGTCAGGTCATGCCGCTCGCGCCGTTCGTGATGGCGCTGGAGCTGACGCCGGCGATGCTGATCCAGGTGATGAACCTCTCCTTCACGATCTCCAGCGCGGCGATGGCGACGGCGCTCACCCGCATCGGCCTGATGACCGTGCCGGCGGCGGTGGTGTCGCTCGCGGGCGTGGCGCTGTCGGTCGGCGGGGTCCGGCTCGGCGCGAGGGTGCGCCACCGGCTGCCGGAACGCACCTTCCGCCGGGGCATCCTCGTGGTGCTGACGGTGGCCGGGGCCGCGCTCATCCTGAAGGGGCTCGCGTAG
- a CDS encoding 5-methyltetrahydropteroyltriglutamate--homocysteine S-methyltransferase, protein MTTPPYRADHVGSLLRPKAVQDARKRVAENPGSTEAKADLRAAEDVAIKDLIGMQEEVGLKAVTDGECRRSFWHFDFMGELTGLDMVSSDEGIQFAGVQTKAVRPTITGTLDFPEDHPHLEHFKFVAANTSVTPKISIPGPSCVHFRTNPKDIGPAQYQDVDAFCADIAKTYRKAVDAFYKAGCRYLQMDDIFFAYLCDPKQRQVRADMGQDPDMLIEKYAWMMHEAIKDRPADLVIGMHMCRGNFKSTHVAEGGYDPAADAIFNKTGVDIFFMEYDTERAGGLAPLRLLPKGKQRVMPGFITTKTGKLEDLDWLKAKFEEASKYADIDQLGIAPQCGFSSTEEGNNITEAEQRAKLELVVKTADAVWGGVTA, encoded by the coding sequence ATGACCACGCCTCCCTATCGCGCCGACCACGTCGGCAGTCTCCTCCGCCCGAAGGCGGTCCAGGATGCCCGCAAGCGGGTCGCCGAGAACCCCGGCAGCACCGAGGCCAAGGCCGACCTCCGCGCGGCCGAGGACGTCGCCATCAAGGACCTCATCGGGATGCAGGAGGAGGTCGGCCTCAAGGCCGTCACCGACGGCGAGTGCCGCCGCTCCTTCTGGCACTTCGACTTCATGGGCGAGCTGACCGGGCTCGACATGGTCTCCTCCGACGAGGGGATCCAGTTCGCCGGGGTGCAGACCAAGGCCGTGCGGCCGACGATCACCGGAACGCTCGACTTTCCCGAGGATCACCCGCACCTCGAGCACTTCAAGTTCGTCGCGGCGAACACCTCGGTGACCCCGAAGATCTCGATCCCCGGCCCGTCCTGCGTCCATTTCCGGACCAACCCGAAGGACATCGGGCCGGCGCAGTATCAGGATGTCGACGCCTTCTGCGCGGACATCGCGAAGACCTACAGGAAGGCCGTCGACGCCTTCTACAAGGCCGGTTGCCGCTACCTGCAGATGGACGACATCTTCTTCGCCTACCTGTGCGATCCGAAGCAGCGACAGGTCCGCGCCGACATGGGCCAGGACCCGGACATGCTGATCGAGAAGTACGCGTGGATGATGCACGAGGCGATCAAGGACCGCCCGGCGGACCTCGTCATCGGCATGCACATGTGCCGCGGCAACTTCAAATCCACCCACGTCGCCGAGGGCGGCTACGACCCGGCCGCGGACGCGATCTTCAACAAGACCGGCGTCGACATCTTCTTCATGGAATACGACACCGAGCGGGCCGGCGGGCTCGCGCCGCTGCGCCTCCTGCCGAAGGGCAAGCAGCGCGTGATGCCGGGCTTCATCACCACCAAGACCGGCAAGCTGGAGGATCTCGACTGGCTGAAGGCCAAGTTCGAGGAAGCCTCGAAGTACGCCGACATCGACCAGCTCGGCATCGCCCCGCAGTGCGGCTTCTCCTCCACGGAGGAGGGCAACAACATCACCGAGGCCGAGCAGCGCGCCAAGCTGGAGCTGGTGGTGAAGACCGCCGACGCGGTCTGGGGCGGCGTCACGGCCTGA
- a CDS encoding TRAP transporter large permease yields the protein MDNLALGFGGLGVLFLLIAIRVPIAYSMIVVGLPGTVMAMPKTELGLRIVFNQLKDLGYAQFSNYDLSVLPMFILMGGLASRTGLSRALFRAANAWLGRMRGGVAMAALVGCAGFGALCGSSTATASTMGQVALPELKRYKFSNSLATGTVAAGGTLGILIPPSVVLIVYAIIVEANIVTMFAAALIPGILALFLFMVTVAIYVRLVPGSGPEGERVPRHEVVAATLGVIPVAVIFGIVIGGIYAGIYNPTPAAAIGVVLVALYGVVHAGLTWRAFIDALLETARTTGMIYLILFGAELLKIFMARAGVPQAAANYLMSSGLGAYEILALVIIAFLIFGCLMDSLSMVILAIPFFWPVIAGLDFGLTPYDTKIWFGIVILIVVELGLITPPVGLNVFIINQLAKDVPMRQTFAGVMPFFAMEIVRVVLLVAFPAITLLLPHLLSN from the coding sequence ATGGACAATCTCGCCCTTGGCTTCGGCGGTCTCGGCGTCCTCTTCCTCCTCATCGCGATCCGCGTGCCGATCGCCTACTCGATGATCGTCGTCGGCCTTCCCGGCACGGTGATGGCGATGCCGAAGACCGAGCTCGGCCTGCGGATCGTCTTCAACCAGCTCAAGGACCTCGGCTACGCGCAGTTCTCCAACTACGACCTCTCCGTCCTGCCGATGTTCATCCTCATGGGCGGGCTCGCCTCGCGCACTGGGCTGTCGCGCGCGCTCTTCCGGGCGGCGAACGCGTGGCTGGGGCGGATGCGCGGCGGCGTCGCGATGGCGGCCCTCGTCGGCTGCGCGGGGTTCGGCGCGCTGTGCGGCTCGTCGACGGCGACCGCCTCGACCATGGGCCAGGTCGCCCTGCCGGAGCTGAAGCGCTACAAGTTCTCCAACTCGCTCGCCACCGGCACCGTCGCCGCGGGCGGGACCCTCGGCATCCTGATCCCGCCGTCGGTGGTCCTCATCGTCTACGCGATCATCGTGGAGGCCAACATCGTCACGATGTTCGCCGCGGCGCTCATTCCGGGCATCCTCGCGCTCTTCCTCTTCATGGTGACGGTCGCGATCTACGTGCGCCTCGTGCCGGGCTCGGGCCCGGAAGGGGAGCGCGTGCCGCGCCACGAGGTCGTCGCAGCCACCCTCGGCGTCATCCCGGTGGCGGTGATCTTCGGCATCGTCATCGGCGGCATCTACGCCGGCATCTACAATCCGACGCCGGCGGCGGCGATCGGCGTCGTGCTGGTGGCGCTCTACGGCGTCGTCCATGCCGGCCTCACCTGGCGCGCGTTCATCGACGCGCTGCTGGAGACGGCACGCACCACGGGCATGATCTACCTGATCCTGTTCGGGGCCGAGCTCTTGAAGATCTTCATGGCGCGGGCGGGCGTGCCGCAGGCGGCGGCCAACTACCTGATGTCGAGCGGCCTCGGCGCGTACGAGATCCTCGCGCTGGTGATCATCGCCTTCCTGATCTTCGGCTGCCTGATGGACTCGCTGTCGATGGTGATCCTGGCGATCCCGTTCTTCTGGCCGGTGATCGCCGGCCTCGACTTCGGCCTCACGCCCTACGACACCAAGATCTGGTTCGGCATCGTCATCCTGATCGTCGTCGAGCTGGGGTTGATCACACCGCCTGTCGGACTAAACGTCTTTATCATCAACCAGTTGGCGAAGGATGTGCCGATGCGGCAGACCTTCGCCGGCGTCATGCCCTTCTTCGCCATGGAGATCGTGCGGGTGGTGCTGCTGGTCGCGTTCCCGGCGATCACGCTGCTCCTGCCGCATCTCCTATCGAACTAG